A stretch of Mesorhizobium sp. M2A.F.Ca.ET.046.03.2.1 DNA encodes these proteins:
- a CDS encoding LysR family transcriptional regulator, whose translation MDRLDRMRLFVRVVERHNFTAAAADLGLPRSTATEAIQQLEEHLGARLLDRTTRHVATTLDGQAYYERCLSILGEVEDAEAGFRSAEPRGLLRIDAHPLLTQRFLLPQLPAFLERHPGIDLHIGQGDRLVDLVREGVDCVIRAGEPQDSGMIMRRLAMVAEITCASPAYLKRHGTPASPEALEGHQAVGFVSSRTGDVLPLEFTMGAGLRQVTLPGRVRVNNSDTAAELARLGFGLLQAPRYRLEKDLADGTLVEVLKDFPPTPTPLFALYPQNRQLAPRLRVFLEWASRIFAEARV comes from the coding sequence ATGGATCGATTGGACAGGATGCGGCTGTTCGTGCGCGTGGTGGAGCGGCACAATTTCACCGCGGCCGCAGCCGATCTCGGCCTGCCACGCTCGACCGCGACCGAAGCGATCCAGCAACTGGAGGAGCATCTGGGGGCAAGGCTGCTGGACCGCACCACGCGCCATGTCGCCACGACGCTCGACGGGCAGGCCTATTACGAACGCTGCCTGTCGATCCTTGGCGAGGTGGAGGATGCCGAGGCCGGGTTCCGCAGCGCCGAGCCGCGCGGCCTGTTGCGCATCGATGCGCATCCGCTGCTCACGCAGCGCTTCCTGCTGCCGCAACTGCCGGCCTTCCTCGAACGCCATCCCGGCATCGATCTGCATATCGGCCAGGGCGACCGGCTGGTCGACCTGGTGCGCGAAGGCGTCGACTGTGTCATTCGCGCCGGTGAACCGCAGGACAGCGGCATGATCATGCGGCGGCTGGCGATGGTCGCCGAGATCACCTGCGCCAGCCCAGCCTATTTGAAACGCCACGGAACGCCGGCATCGCCCGAGGCGCTGGAGGGCCACCAGGCCGTCGGCTTCGTTTCTTCCCGGACCGGCGATGTCCTGCCGCTGGAGTTCACGATGGGCGCCGGCCTGCGCCAGGTAACGTTGCCGGGCCGGGTCCGTGTCAACAATTCCGACACCGCAGCCGAGCTGGCGCGCCTGGGCTTCGGGCTTCTGCAGGCGCCGCGCTACCGGCTGGAAAAAGACTTGGCTGACGGGACGCTGGTCGAGGTTCTCAAGGATTTCCCGCCAACGCCGACGCCGTTGTTCGCGCTCTATCCGCAGAACCGCCAGCTCGCGCCGCGGCTGCGCGTCTTCCTGGAATGGGCGTCCCGCATCTTTGCCGAGGCAAGAGTGTAA
- a CDS encoding transporter substrate-binding domain-containing protein codes for MKTFRVGILYSTTGPYGAIGRDCRAGAEFAIEELEKAGSAVRIEPVFGDPGGQPERYLDLIRAMLRDDQCRNVIGTITSLSRKDVIPLVEKYDGLLWYICPYEGFEANENVIYTGACPNQHLIPLFDHMLPRYGKRVYLAGANYVWGWEMNRLARELLTRAGGEVLGERYLPIEETDVGLLIADLERHRPDFILNNMIGPSSYAFLAAVRRLADRDPAFAPERCPVLSCDLTECELGEIEPGTAVGQLSTASYFESLASLENRIFKQRVAARFGAGRRVSSFFAGAYAAVKLCAEAVTEANRDDPASVRGFLHANPRQTVLGPLAIDPRTNHAALPFHLGRINEQSGFDVIASHGAIVADPYLVGTLASQPVPHLRVVQ; via the coding sequence GTGAAGACGTTCAGGGTCGGCATCCTCTATTCGACCACCGGTCCCTACGGGGCGATCGGCCGCGACTGCCGCGCCGGCGCCGAATTTGCCATCGAGGAGCTGGAGAAGGCCGGCAGCGCCGTGCGCATCGAGCCGGTCTTCGGCGATCCGGGCGGCCAGCCGGAGCGTTACCTCGATCTGATCCGCGCCATGCTGCGCGACGACCAATGCCGCAATGTGATCGGCACCATCACCTCCCTGTCGCGCAAGGACGTCATCCCGCTGGTGGAGAAATATGACGGGCTGCTCTGGTACATCTGCCCCTACGAAGGCTTCGAGGCCAACGAGAACGTCATCTACACCGGCGCCTGCCCCAACCAGCATCTGATACCGCTGTTCGACCACATGCTGCCCCGCTACGGCAAGCGCGTCTATCTCGCCGGCGCCAATTATGTCTGGGGCTGGGAGATGAACCGGCTGGCGCGCGAGCTTCTTACACGCGCCGGCGGCGAGGTGCTCGGCGAGCGCTATTTGCCGATCGAGGAGACCGATGTCGGCCTGCTGATCGCCGATCTGGAGCGCCACCGGCCCGACTTCATCTTGAACAACATGATCGGCCCGTCAAGCTACGCCTTCCTGGCGGCTGTGCGCCGGTTGGCGGATCGTGATCCTGCCTTCGCGCCGGAACGCTGCCCGGTGCTGAGCTGCGACCTGACGGAATGCGAGCTCGGCGAGATCGAGCCGGGCACAGCCGTCGGCCAGCTCTCGACAGCCTCTTACTTCGAAAGCCTGGCGTCGCTAGAAAACCGGATTTTCAAGCAGCGCGTCGCCGCCCGTTTCGGCGCCGGACGCCGCGTCTCCAGCTTCTTCGCCGGCGCGTATGCGGCGGTGAAGCTCTGCGCCGAGGCAGTCACCGAGGCCAATCGCGACGACCCCGCCAGCGTGCGCGGCTTCCTGCACGCCAACCCGAGGCAAACCGTGCTCGGACCTCTCGCCATCGACCCGCGCACCAATCATGCGGCCCTGCCTTTCCATCTCGGCCGCATCAACGAGCAGTCCGGCTTCGACGTCATTGCCTCGCATGGCGCGATCGTCGCCGATCCCTATCTTGTCGGCACGCTGGCCAGCCAGCCCGTCCCGCATCTGAGGGTCGTGCAATGA